One window from the genome of Lathamus discolor isolate bLatDis1 chromosome 8, bLatDis1.hap1, whole genome shotgun sequence encodes:
- the RGMA gene encoding repulsive guidance molecule A isoform X2, which translates to MGMGRGAGSTALGLFQILLVFLCIFPSVTSPCKILKCNSEFWAATSGSHHVGTEEAPEFCTALRAYAHCTRRTARTCRGDLAYHSAVHGIEDLMVQHNCSKDGPTSQPRLRTLPPGDSQERSDSPEICHYEKSFHRHSAAPNYTHCGLFGDPHLRTFTDTFQTCKVQGAWPLIDNNYLNVQVTNTPVLPGSAATATSKLTIIFKSFQECVDQKVYQAEMDELPAAFADGSKNGGDKHGANSLKITEKVSGQHIEIQAKYIGTTIVVRQVGRYLTFAVRMPEEVVNAVEDRDSQGLYLCLRGCPLNQQIDFQTIRSAQATEGRARRKGPSLQAPPEAFTYETATAKCREKLPVEDLYFQSCVFDLLTTGDVNFMLAAYYAFEDVKMLHSNKDKLHLYERTRDLAPGNMAPSGMPSALWVALLCLCQCWLCLL; encoded by the exons TGACATCTCCATGCAAGATCCTCAAGTGCAACTCTGAGTTCTGGGCGGCCACGTCAGGCTCCCACCACGTGGGCACGGAGGAGGCACCGGAGTTCTGCACAGCGCTGCGAGCCTACGCGCACTGCACCCGCCGCACCGCCCGCACCTGCAGGGGGGACCTGGCCTACCACTCTGCCGTGCATGGCATAGAGGATCTCATGGTGCAGCACAACTGCTCCAAGGATGGACCCACCTCACAGCCCCGGCTCCGGACATTGCCCCCTGGGGATAGCCAGGAGCGCTCTGACAGCCCTGAGATCTGCCACTATGAGAAGAGCTTTCACAGACACTCAGCTGCCCCCAACTATACCCACTGTGGGCTCTTTGGGGACCCCCACCTTAGGACTTTCACAGACACTTTCCAAACCTGCAAGGTGCAAGGGGCTTGGCCGCTCATAGACAATAACTACCTGAACGTCCAGGTCACCAACACGCCTGTGCTGCCCGGCTCCGCGGCCACCGCCACCAGCAAG CTCACCATCATCTTCAAGAGCTTCCAGGAGTGCGTGGACCAGAAAGTGTATCAGGCAGAGATGGACGAGCTGCCCGCTGCGTTTGCTGATGGCTCCAAGAACGGTGGGGATAAACACGGAGCCAACAGCCTGAAGATCACCGAGAAGGTGTCAGGCCAACACATAGAGATCCAAGCAAAGTACATTGGCACCACCATCGTGGTGAGGCAGGTGGGCCGGTACCTCACCTTCGCTGTGCGCATGCCAGAGGAGGTGGTCAATGCTGTGGAGGACCGAGACAGTCAGGGCCTCTACCTGTGCCTCCGCGGGTGTCCGCTCAACCAACAGATTGACTTCCAGACCATCCGCTCAGCTCAGGCCACAGAGGGCCGTGCTCGGAGGAAGGGGCCCAGCCTGCAGGCCCCCCCTGAGGCCTTCACTTATGAAACAGCCACAGCCAagtgcagggaaaagctgcccGTGGAGGACCTCTACTTCCAGTCTTGCGTCTTCGACCTCCTCACCACGGGGGACGTCAACTTCATGCTGGCTGCTTACTATGCCTTTGAGGATGTGAAGATGCTTCACTCCAACAAAGACAAGCTGCACCTCTACGAAAGGACACGGGACTTGGCCCCTGGCAACATGGCTCCCTCGGGGATGCCCTCTGCCCTCTGGGTagcactgctgtgtttgtgtCAGTGCTGGTTGTGCTTGTTATAG
- the RGMA gene encoding repulsive guidance molecule A isoform X1, with the protein MRPPRERIVVKARAGWMGMGRGAGSTALGLFQILLVFLCIFPSVTSPCKILKCNSEFWAATSGSHHVGTEEAPEFCTALRAYAHCTRRTARTCRGDLAYHSAVHGIEDLMVQHNCSKDGPTSQPRLRTLPPGDSQERSDSPEICHYEKSFHRHSAAPNYTHCGLFGDPHLRTFTDTFQTCKVQGAWPLIDNNYLNVQVTNTPVLPGSAATATSKLTIIFKSFQECVDQKVYQAEMDELPAAFADGSKNGGDKHGANSLKITEKVSGQHIEIQAKYIGTTIVVRQVGRYLTFAVRMPEEVVNAVEDRDSQGLYLCLRGCPLNQQIDFQTIRSAQATEGRARRKGPSLQAPPEAFTYETATAKCREKLPVEDLYFQSCVFDLLTTGDVNFMLAAYYAFEDVKMLHSNKDKLHLYERTRDLAPGNMAPSGMPSALWVALLCLCQCWLCLL; encoded by the exons TGACATCTCCATGCAAGATCCTCAAGTGCAACTCTGAGTTCTGGGCGGCCACGTCAGGCTCCCACCACGTGGGCACGGAGGAGGCACCGGAGTTCTGCACAGCGCTGCGAGCCTACGCGCACTGCACCCGCCGCACCGCCCGCACCTGCAGGGGGGACCTGGCCTACCACTCTGCCGTGCATGGCATAGAGGATCTCATGGTGCAGCACAACTGCTCCAAGGATGGACCCACCTCACAGCCCCGGCTCCGGACATTGCCCCCTGGGGATAGCCAGGAGCGCTCTGACAGCCCTGAGATCTGCCACTATGAGAAGAGCTTTCACAGACACTCAGCTGCCCCCAACTATACCCACTGTGGGCTCTTTGGGGACCCCCACCTTAGGACTTTCACAGACACTTTCCAAACCTGCAAGGTGCAAGGGGCTTGGCCGCTCATAGACAATAACTACCTGAACGTCCAGGTCACCAACACGCCTGTGCTGCCCGGCTCCGCGGCCACCGCCACCAGCAAG CTCACCATCATCTTCAAGAGCTTCCAGGAGTGCGTGGACCAGAAAGTGTATCAGGCAGAGATGGACGAGCTGCCCGCTGCGTTTGCTGATGGCTCCAAGAACGGTGGGGATAAACACGGAGCCAACAGCCTGAAGATCACCGAGAAGGTGTCAGGCCAACACATAGAGATCCAAGCAAAGTACATTGGCACCACCATCGTGGTGAGGCAGGTGGGCCGGTACCTCACCTTCGCTGTGCGCATGCCAGAGGAGGTGGTCAATGCTGTGGAGGACCGAGACAGTCAGGGCCTCTACCTGTGCCTCCGCGGGTGTCCGCTCAACCAACAGATTGACTTCCAGACCATCCGCTCAGCTCAGGCCACAGAGGGCCGTGCTCGGAGGAAGGGGCCCAGCCTGCAGGCCCCCCCTGAGGCCTTCACTTATGAAACAGCCACAGCCAagtgcagggaaaagctgcccGTGGAGGACCTCTACTTCCAGTCTTGCGTCTTCGACCTCCTCACCACGGGGGACGTCAACTTCATGCTGGCTGCTTACTATGCCTTTGAGGATGTGAAGATGCTTCACTCCAACAAAGACAAGCTGCACCTCTACGAAAGGACACGGGACTTGGCCCCTGGCAACATGGCTCCCTCGGGGATGCCCTCTGCCCTCTGGGTagcactgctgtgtttgtgtCAGTGCTGGTTGTGCTTGTTATAG